One Kitasatospora sp. NBC_01266 genomic window carries:
- a CDS encoding HAD family hydrolase — MALKPGAEHAVAACARASRAMAVVSSSPESVIRHALASTGLDRSFDAVFSAEDDEHGKPHPGAYLRAAAALGASPDECIVIEDSLNGVLAGVSAQMTVVAVPEAADRCDPCFAIATLACVPRNSGAWRIESGV, encoded by the coding sequence GTGGCGCTGAAACCCGGCGCCGAACACGCCGTCGCGGCGTGCGCGCGTGCATCGAGGGCGATGGCCGTCGTGTCATCTTCGCCGGAGTCGGTGATTCGGCATGCGCTCGCGAGCACCGGCCTTGACCGATCTTTCGATGCCGTGTTTTCGGCCGAAGACGACGAACACGGCAAGCCCCACCCGGGCGCCTATCTCCGCGCAGCCGCCGCCCTCGGCGCGTCACCCGACGAATGCATTGTGATCGAGGACTCGCTCAACGGCGTCCTCGCTGGCGTGTCGGCCCAGATGACGGTCGTCGCCGTTCCCGAGGCCGCCGATCGCTGCGATCCTTGCTTTGCGATAGCCACTCTGGCCTGCGTTCCGCGTAATTCAGGGGCCTGGAGGATCGAATCTGGGGTCTGA
- a CDS encoding DUF4440 domain-containing protein, translated as MSKIEIDAITAEFFGAFDNRGGKAADVARIRRLVIPGGVIVLTGPKYTVYAVDEFIEPRERLLADGRLVEFSEWETSERTEIAGDIASRFGEYRKAGVLDGEPFEGGGTKTIQFVRTPEGWRIAAFSWYDQA; from the coding sequence ATGTCCAAGATCGAGATTGACGCGATAACCGCCGAGTTCTTCGGAGCCTTCGACAACCGCGGCGGCAAGGCCGCGGACGTGGCCCGGATCCGTCGGCTGGTCATTCCGGGTGGTGTGATCGTGCTGACCGGGCCGAAGTACACGGTCTACGCCGTGGACGAGTTCATCGAGCCGCGCGAACGCCTGCTCGCCGACGGCCGGTTGGTCGAGTTCTCGGAGTGGGAGACCTCCGAGCGAACCGAGATCGCGGGCGACATCGCGTCGCGCTTCGGCGAGTACCGGAAGGCCGGCGTCCTGGACGGCGAGCCGTTCGAGGGCGGCGGGACCAAGACCATCCAGTTCGTCCGCACCCCGGAGGGCTGGCGGATCGCGGCGTTCTCCTGGTACGACCAGGCCTGA
- a CDS encoding HAD hydrolase-like protein: protein MQPIVLFDLDGLLIDSEPIWDAAKREVFGPLGLHLTTEMQAATRGLRQRDMVAYWFDRATIQADPDDVEQQIVAAVCRVP from the coding sequence ATGCAACCGATTGTCCTATTCGACCTAGACGGCCTTTTGATCGACTCCGAGCCGATCTGGGACGCGGCAAAGCGCGAAGTGTTCGGTCCGCTTGGCCTGCACCTCACAACGGAGATGCAGGCGGCGACGCGCGGGCTGCGGCAAAGGGACATGGTGGCCTACTGGTTCGATCGGGCCACCATTCAAGCCGACCCCGACGACGTCGAGCAGCAGATCGTGGCCGCCGTGTGCCGTGTGCCGTAG
- a CDS encoding transposase family protein, with amino-acid sequence MCRQSATACLINSPALEDTAGLSLVERLRLLPDPRRRRGVRHPFVAVLLVAASAVVAGACSYTAIGQWSANAPQHALARLGAWVVGS; translated from the coding sequence ATGTGTCGTCAGTCTGCCACCGCCTGTCTGATCAACTCGCCCGCTCTGGAGGACACCGCAGGGTTGTCGCTGGTGGAGCGGTTGCGGCTGTTGCCGGATCCGCGTCGGCGGCGCGGTGTGCGTCACCCGTTCGTGGCGGTGCTGCTGGTTGCCGCCTCGGCGGTTGTCGCCGGCGCATGCTCGTATACGGCTATCGGCCAGTGGTCCGCGAACGCGCCGCAGCATGCCCTGGCCCGCCTGGGTGCCTGGGTCGTAGGGTCGTAG
- a CDS encoding TMEM175 family protein: MSSDEADDSGLDRLATLSDGIFAIAMTLLVLDIHVTPGLDAAGFRRMVHGLLPNIGAYGLSFAILAGVWRDHRRILQLAGPLGTLSVRLALAGLGVIALLPFPTTMLSEYASQSLAVTVYAGTIIVIDLLQLALLLSIRRGPGRARPSDERVGRKIVMDLGTNIVVFGATVPIAFASPSAAIWSWVALLPLRIALGRREAARGRR; encoded by the coding sequence GTGAGCAGCGATGAAGCGGACGACAGCGGCCTGGACCGGCTGGCCACTCTGTCGGACGGCATCTTCGCCATCGCCATGACGCTGCTGGTGCTCGACATTCACGTGACTCCCGGGCTGGACGCGGCCGGTTTCCGCCGCATGGTGCACGGGTTGCTGCCGAACATCGGCGCCTACGGGTTGAGCTTCGCCATCCTTGCCGGCGTCTGGCGCGACCACCGCCGGATCCTCCAACTCGCCGGGCCACTGGGCACGCTGTCCGTGCGGCTCGCGCTTGCCGGGCTGGGCGTCATCGCACTGCTTCCCTTCCCCACCACGATGTTGTCCGAGTACGCCTCGCAGTCCCTGGCCGTCACCGTCTACGCGGGCACCATCATCGTCATCGACCTGCTGCAACTCGCGCTGCTCTTGTCGATTCGGCGTGGTCCGGGGCGGGCTCGTCCCTCTGACGAGCGTGTCGGCCGGAAGATCGTCATGGACCTGGGCACGAACATCGTGGTCTTCGGCGCGACGGTACCGATCGCCTTTGCCTCACCCTCGGCGGCGATCTGGAGCTGGGTGGCCCTGCTTCCCCTCAGGATCGCGCTCGGAAGGCGCGAAGCTGCCCGGGGACGTCGGTGA
- a CDS encoding DUF397 domain-containing protein translates to MLLQLLITLAGSIGSGAGRLSAQQTVLGASSSINSPKCAWDNPDRAGWEQAARPRDARHGLLAAGQRGLAMADSTWRKSSHSQEHDSYCVEVGDLSHGIGVRDSKDRQGPHLSFPSKAWSAFLELVRNDSLHG, encoded by the coding sequence GTGCTGCTGCAACTGCTGATCACGCTGGCCGGCTCCATCGGCTCCGGCGCCGGACGTCTGAGCGCCCAGCAGACTGTTCTCGGGGCGAGTTCTTCGATCAACTCGCCGAAGTGTGCGTGGGACAACCCGGACAGGGCAGGATGGGAGCAGGCCGCGCGGCCGCGAGATGCCCGCCACGGTCTACTGGCAGCAGGACAGAGAGGGCTGGCGATGGCCGACAGCACCTGGCGCAAGAGTTCCCACTCGCAGGAACACGACTCCTACTGCGTGGAGGTAGGCGATCTATCCCACGGGATCGGGGTTCGGGACTCGAAGGACCGACAAGGGCCGCATCTGTCGTTCCCTTCCAAAGCGTGGTCCGCGTTCCTTGAACTGGTCAGGAACGACAGCCTCCACGGCTGA
- a CDS encoding YncE family protein produces MAVASGLALLTPAPATAAAHPPKPRRQVYAYITSLDGHVYVIDTRTNNVLGIATTTVGGGPEQVAVTPDGASLYVTNAFKYVSVVNIAKRSVTNIPYDQTPLSPDILYGEAIAPDGKHAYVAVQNPFHGDKVSVINTTTGTVTKTIPIGDTPPTTGPGRYFLPAEVAVTPDGKSAYVVGSYGNGTPQGTVFAINTATEAVTPITVGAGDTMGVAIGRL; encoded by the coding sequence GTGGCCGTCGCGTCAGGGCTGGCGCTCCTGACACCCGCGCCCGCCACGGCCGCCGCGCACCCGCCGAAGCCGCGCCGGCAGGTCTATGCCTACATCACCAGCCTCGACGGCCACGTGTACGTGATCGACACGAGGACCAACAACGTCCTGGGGATCGCGACCACCACCGTCGGCGGTGGTCCCGAACAGGTGGCGGTCACCCCTGACGGCGCCAGTCTCTACGTGACCAACGCCTTCAAGTACGTGTCGGTGGTCAACATCGCTAAGAGGAGCGTCACGAACATCCCCTACGACCAGACCCCGCTCTCTCCCGACATCCTCTACGGGGAAGCGATCGCCCCTGACGGCAAGCACGCCTACGTGGCCGTCCAGAACCCCTTCCACGGGGACAAGGTGTCGGTGATCAACACCACCACCGGCACAGTCACCAAGACCATCCCCATCGGCGACACCCCGCCGACCACCGGGCCGGGTAGGTACTTCCTACCCGCGGAGGTGGCCGTCACCCCCGACGGGAAGAGCGCCTACGTGGTGGGTTCCTACGGCAACGGAACACCCCAGGGGACGGTGTTCGCGATCAACACCGCGACCGAAGCGGTGACCCCCATCACCGTCGGCGCCGGCGACACCATGGGGGTGGCCATCGGCCGGCTGTGA
- a CDS encoding dihydrofolate reductase family protein — translation MPKVIADITMSLDGYVTGPGADEQHGLGDATELHTWVTEQDAVDTEILERATAQSGAVVMGRRLFDIVDSPGGWNEDVGYGADQTGAPPFFVVTHAPPQDVRLERELGMRFTFVDDLATAVDQARAAATHGDVVIMGGGDVIGQALEKGLVDELRIHLAPMLLGGGTPLFKPGTRQMYRQRDVRPSRNAVHLAYERV, via the coding sequence GTGCCGAAGGTGATCGCCGATATCACAATGTCGCTGGACGGGTACGTGACCGGGCCTGGCGCCGACGAACAGCACGGGCTCGGCGACGCGACTGAGCTCCACACGTGGGTGACGGAACAGGACGCGGTCGACACCGAGATCCTCGAACGGGCCACGGCGCAGAGTGGTGCCGTGGTCATGGGGCGGCGGCTGTTCGACATCGTCGACAGCCCTGGGGGTTGGAACGAGGACGTGGGGTACGGCGCGGATCAGACGGGGGCGCCGCCGTTCTTCGTCGTCACCCACGCGCCGCCGCAGGACGTTCGGCTCGAACGAGAGCTCGGGATGCGCTTTACCTTCGTCGACGATCTGGCCACTGCAGTCGACCAGGCTCGGGCCGCCGCGACGCACGGTGACGTCGTGATCATGGGCGGCGGCGACGTCATCGGCCAGGCGCTCGAAAAGGGTCTCGTCGACGAGCTGCGCATCCACCTCGCGCCGATGCTGCTCGGCGGGGGGACGCCGCTCTTCAAGCCCGGCACGCGTCAGATGTACCGCCAACGCGACGTTCGCCCGTCGAGGAACGCGGTCCACCTCGCCTACGAGCGCGTGTAG
- a CDS encoding IS1634 family transposase, with translation MYVKTTKRENKSGTVRYLHLAHNEWDPVKGRAVPKVLFTFGREDDLDRDAVRRLVASLSKLLEPGDAPAATTASDLEFTSSRAFGGAYVLDQLWRRLRIDQILGRVGQPKRGRRRDMTTTERVLFALVANRALAPSSKLAAADWITNDVHIDGLSATDDDTCYRAMDWLHEVTGDLEKQVFDEVANLLNLEVDLLFFDTTSTYFELEEPDEPVARDDAGRRLNTEDVDGEAKQVGFRTYGKSKDSRDDLPQIVIGMAVTRDGIPVRCWCWPGNASDQTLIRQVKDEMRDWTLSKIVWVADRGFSSAENRRYLRKGDHAYIIGEKLRSGSPEVQAALSRQGRYQDVGENMRVKEVRISDTDRFVICHNPEAAERDRHMREQLVAQLADLITDTDKLSDFKRGELRGRIADKPGLNRYLRATPAGKLRIDQAKIKAEENLDGKYLLRCSDPHLSAEDIALGYKQLLEVERGWRDMKQIIDLRPVYHRLEERIRAHVILCWLALLLIRITETTTGDTWPHIRRELDRLHLGTFTGPTGTFQQVTTLTKPQRDLLAKLQIPIPKQVVALQPASR, from the coding sequence GTGTACGTGAAGACGACGAAGCGGGAGAACAAGTCCGGGACGGTCCGGTACCTGCACCTGGCCCACAACGAGTGGGATCCGGTGAAGGGCCGGGCGGTACCGAAGGTGCTGTTCACCTTCGGCCGCGAGGACGACCTGGACCGCGACGCGGTCAGGCGCTTGGTCGCGTCTCTATCGAAGCTGCTGGAGCCGGGTGACGCCCCGGCCGCGACCACGGCGTCGGACCTGGAGTTCACCTCGTCGCGCGCGTTCGGCGGTGCCTACGTGCTCGATCAGCTGTGGCGCCGCCTGCGGATCGACCAGATCCTGGGCCGGGTCGGGCAGCCCAAGCGCGGCAGGCGACGGGACATGACCACCACCGAGCGGGTGCTGTTCGCCCTGGTCGCCAACCGTGCGCTGGCGCCGTCGTCGAAGCTCGCGGCCGCGGACTGGATCACCAACGACGTGCACATCGACGGCCTGTCGGCAACCGACGACGACACCTGCTACCGGGCGATGGACTGGCTGCACGAGGTGACCGGCGACCTGGAGAAGCAGGTGTTCGACGAGGTCGCGAACCTGCTGAACCTGGAGGTGGACCTGCTGTTCTTCGACACCACCAGCACCTACTTCGAGTTGGAGGAGCCGGACGAGCCCGTCGCCCGGGACGACGCGGGCCGCCGCCTGAACACCGAGGATGTGGACGGCGAAGCGAAGCAGGTCGGGTTCCGGACCTACGGCAAGTCGAAGGACTCCCGCGACGACCTGCCGCAGATCGTGATCGGCATGGCGGTCACCAGGGACGGGATCCCGGTCCGCTGCTGGTGCTGGCCGGGCAACGCTTCCGACCAGACCCTGATCCGTCAGGTCAAGGACGAGATGCGGGACTGGACCCTCTCCAAGATCGTGTGGGTGGCCGACCGCGGTTTCTCCTCCGCCGAGAACCGCCGCTACCTGCGAAAGGGCGACCACGCCTACATCATCGGCGAGAAGCTCCGTTCAGGGAGTCCCGAGGTGCAGGCCGCCCTGTCCCGGCAGGGCCGCTACCAGGACGTGGGCGAGAACATGCGCGTCAAGGAGGTGCGGATATCCGACACCGACCGGTTCGTGATCTGCCACAACCCCGAAGCAGCCGAGCGTGACAGACACATGCGCGAACAACTCGTCGCCCAGCTAGCCGACTTGATCACCGATACCGACAAGCTCAGCGACTTCAAGCGGGGCGAACTGCGCGGCCGGATCGCCGACAAGCCCGGCCTGAACCGCTACCTTCGCGCCACCCCGGCCGGCAAGCTCCGCATCGACCAGGCCAAGATCAAGGCGGAGGAGAACCTCGACGGGAAGTACCTCCTGCGCTGCTCGGACCCCCACCTGAGCGCCGAGGACATCGCTCTGGGCTACAAGCAACTGCTCGAAGTCGAGCGCGGCTGGCGCGACATGAAGCAGATCATCGACCTGCGGCCCGTCTACCACCGACTCGAAGAACGCATCCGAGCCCACGTCATCCTGTGCTGGCTCGCCCTCCTGCTGATCCGGATCACCGAGACCACCACCGGCGACACCTGGCCGCACATCCGACGCGAGCTCGACCGCCTCCACCTGGGCACCTTCACCGGCCCCACCGGAACGTTCCAGCAGGTCACCACTCTGACGAAGCCCCAGCGAGACCTGCTCGCGAAGCTGCAGATCCCCATCCCCAAGCAGGTCGTCGCGCTTCAGCCCGCATCCCGCTGA
- a CDS encoding YncE family protein yields MVYAPTGHVAFAVLQSALGVLSTDSATPRLVRTIPLPAASLGKEGATGITLTHDGSELLIAAGSGAIVVDTAKAAAGAPGAVLGALTGAAGTSAIEVTVSPDDRYAFVSQEYGNAQTGHRGDIEVFDLRTAVRTGFGQAARIGSLTLGDAVVGTALSPDGRRLYATSEVDPSTPAGSKHGEISVIDLPTLESTPGKALLGSVAAGCEPVRVLPAPDGHTVWVTARGSNALLAFDADRLTTDPGHALLASVQVGTAPVGLVLVQGGARIITADSDRFHTAGATTGLTVVDTRAALAGKPAALGRIPTGAFPREFALSPDATTLLVSDHDSDQIQAIDTAKLP; encoded by the coding sequence TTGGTCTACGCCCCTACCGGCCACGTCGCCTTCGCCGTGCTGCAGTCGGCACTGGGGGTGCTGTCCACCGACAGCGCCACGCCACGGCTCGTGCGGACGATCCCGCTTCCGGCCGCGAGCCTGGGCAAGGAAGGCGCCACCGGCATCACGCTCACCCACGACGGAAGCGAACTGCTCATCGCCGCGGGCAGCGGGGCGATCGTGGTGGACACGGCCAAGGCAGCGGCCGGCGCGCCAGGGGCCGTGCTGGGAGCGCTCACCGGCGCGGCCGGGACCAGCGCGATCGAGGTTACGGTCTCACCCGACGACCGCTACGCCTTTGTCAGCCAGGAGTACGGCAACGCCCAGACCGGCCACCGCGGTGACATCGAGGTCTTCGATCTGCGCACGGCGGTTCGTACCGGGTTCGGCCAGGCTGCGCGGATCGGCAGTCTCACGCTGGGCGACGCCGTGGTCGGCACCGCCCTGTCCCCTGACGGGCGCCGACTGTACGCGACCAGCGAAGTCGACCCGAGCACGCCGGCCGGCTCCAAGCACGGCGAAATCAGCGTCATCGATCTTCCCACCCTGGAGTCCACGCCGGGCAAGGCCCTGCTGGGCAGCGTCGCCGCCGGGTGCGAGCCGGTACGAGTCCTCCCCGCACCGGACGGGCACACCGTGTGGGTCACCGCACGGGGAAGCAACGCCCTGCTCGCCTTCGACGCCGACAGGCTCACCACCGACCCCGGGCACGCCCTGCTGGCCTCCGTCCAGGTGGGCACCGCCCCGGTTGGCCTGGTCCTCGTCCAGGGCGGCGCCCGCATCATTACCGCGGACTCCGACCGGTTCCACACCGCGGGCGCCACGACCGGCCTGACCGTGGTGGACACCCGGGCCGCGCTCGCCGGTAAACCGGCCGCCCTCGGGCGCATCCCGACCGGCGCCTTCCCCCGCGAGTTCGCCCTCAGCCCCGACGCGACGACCCTGCTCGTCTCGGACCACGACTCTGACCAGATCCAGGCGATCGACACCGCCAAACTGCCGTGA